In one window of Candidatus Hydrogenedentota bacterium DNA:
- a CDS encoding O-antigen ligase domain-containing protein, which translates to MSDAPQANMLVPLMLFGWPLVLLALFLVLPSRRATIAAFLFAWLFLPVAEYNIVGLPDWNKMSATSIGIFVATILFDPTRIVQLRPRWIDAAMLLLCICPFFSSITNNLGVYDGLSSVFRQIVRWGLPYIVGRMYFSDVEGMRELMIGVFIGGLIYAPLCWFEIRFSPQLHRIFYGYHQHGFGQTIRYGGYRPMVFMEHGLMVGMWMVSAALSGLALWRSGTLRHLFGFPTWPMVAVLLLTALLCKSTGAIGVLFIGLGALAVIYYLRVNVAIPAIAFVSVAYILLRASGLWSGEQLVDYANLIVGEERAGSLETRIRNENLLGARAREQWLFGWGGWNRSRITDAAGRDISITDSQWIITFGVTGVVGLLGLFGSILFPALVLSWRAHPFTWAHAAVIPYALAALLLALWMVDNTVNAMFNPIYLLMAGGLAGMTPIVFVRA; encoded by the coding sequence ATGAGCGACGCGCCGCAAGCCAACATGCTGGTTCCGTTGATGCTCTTCGGCTGGCCTTTGGTGTTGCTGGCGCTGTTCCTTGTGCTGCCATCGCGCCGCGCCACGATTGCCGCTTTTCTCTTCGCGTGGCTCTTCCTGCCCGTAGCGGAATACAACATAGTCGGCCTGCCCGACTGGAATAAGATGTCCGCAACGTCGATTGGGATCTTTGTGGCGACAATTCTCTTCGATCCCACGCGAATTGTGCAGCTTCGGCCCCGTTGGATCGATGCCGCGATGTTGCTGCTCTGTATCTGTCCCTTCTTTTCCTCGATTACGAACAACCTCGGCGTTTACGACGGGCTTTCCAGCGTGTTTCGGCAAATCGTGCGCTGGGGATTGCCGTACATCGTTGGCCGCATGTATTTCAGCGACGTTGAAGGCATGCGCGAACTCATGATCGGCGTATTCATCGGGGGACTGATCTACGCGCCGCTTTGCTGGTTCGAGATTCGTTTCAGCCCTCAATTGCACCGAATCTTCTACGGCTACCACCAACACGGGTTTGGCCAGACCATCCGTTACGGCGGATACCGCCCCATGGTCTTCATGGAGCACGGTCTTATGGTGGGTATGTGGATGGTGAGTGCCGCCCTGTCGGGTCTGGCATTGTGGCGCAGCGGTACGCTTCGTCACCTGTTCGGGTTTCCCACGTGGCCCATGGTCGCCGTGTTGTTGCTGACCGCGCTGCTCTGCAAATCCACCGGCGCAATCGGCGTCCTCTTTATTGGGCTCGGGGCGCTTGCCGTCATCTACTACTTACGCGTAAACGTGGCCATTCCGGCCATCGCCTTCGTATCTGTCGCCTACATCCTGCTGCGAGCCTCCGGACTGTGGTCCGGAGAGCAACTCGTCGATTACGCCAACCTGATCGTCGGCGAAGAACGCGCCGGATCGCTTGAAACGCGCATTCGCAACGAGAACCTGCTTGGCGCGCGTGCGCGCGAGCAATGGCTGTTCGGATGGGGCGGATGGAACCGTTCGCGCATTACCGACGCCGCCGGACGTGACATCAGCATCACTGACAGCCAATGGATCATCACCTTCGGCGTTACCGGCGTCGTCGGCCTACTGGGGTTGTTCGGTTCAATACTGTTTCCAGCGCTCGTGCTGTCATGGCGTGCCCATCCATTCACATGGGCCCACGCCGCCGTCATCCCGTACGCGCTTGCCG
- a CDS encoding glycosyltransferase family 4 protein translates to MRITFVLPPPDLSGGIRVIAVYADRLKRRGHHVTLVYPPNRGIPIKRRIGWLLRGRGWISQPRFHPSHIDHLDVEKRALDMWRPVTERDVPDADVVVATWWETADWVAALPASKGAKAYFLQHFEVHEPAWAPHVRRTWSLPLHKIVVAEWLAETARREFNDTDVSVVPNSVDTESFNAQDRVKQPVPTVGYMYSVALWKGSDIAAAAVERARKMLGEVRCIGFGAMAATEELPLPADTEYYVRPPQTEIPRLYARADVWLVPSRSEGFGLPILEAMACGTPVIATPTGAAPELLGDGTGVVVPHEDPGALADAIVSLCRASEADWQRMSERAYTKARSYTWDDATARFEAALETAIRKSRGTQGAKS, encoded by the coding sequence ATGCGAATCACGTTCGTGCTGCCGCCGCCCGACCTCTCCGGAGGGATTCGGGTCATCGCGGTTTACGCGGACCGCTTGAAGCGGCGCGGGCACCATGTGACGCTTGTCTATCCGCCTAACCGCGGGATTCCGATCAAGCGGCGAATCGGTTGGTTGCTGCGCGGGAGAGGTTGGATTTCGCAGCCCCGATTTCATCCCTCGCACATCGACCATCTGGACGTGGAAAAACGCGCGCTCGACATGTGGCGTCCCGTAACCGAGCGGGATGTGCCCGATGCAGATGTAGTCGTTGCAACGTGGTGGGAAACCGCCGACTGGGTCGCCGCACTGCCCGCATCGAAGGGAGCAAAGGCTTACTTCCTGCAACACTTTGAAGTGCACGAGCCGGCATGGGCGCCGCATGTTCGTAGAACATGGTCGTTGCCTTTGCACAAGATTGTTGTAGCGGAATGGCTCGCAGAGACGGCCCGCCGTGAATTCAACGATACCGATGTCTCAGTCGTGCCGAACAGTGTCGATACGGAGTCCTTCAACGCGCAAGACCGCGTAAAGCAACCCGTTCCAACCGTGGGGTACATGTACTCCGTGGCGTTGTGGAAGGGCAGCGACATCGCCGCGGCCGCCGTGGAGCGGGCGCGGAAGATGTTGGGAGAGGTGCGTTGCATCGGGTTTGGCGCAATGGCGGCCACCGAGGAGTTGCCGTTGCCCGCGGACACCGAGTACTACGTGCGTCCGCCGCAGACGGAGATTCCGAGACTGTACGCGCGGGCCGACGTGTGGCTTGTGCCGAGCCGAAGCGAAGGATTTGGCTTGCCGATTCTCGAAGCAATGGCCTGCGGTACGCCGGTGATTGCCACGCCAACAGGGGCAGCGCCCGAATTGCTCGGCGATGGCACGGGTGTCGTCGTGCCGCACGAAGACCCCGGTGCGCTGGCGGATGCCATTGTCTCGCTATGCCGGGCGAGTGAGGCCGACTGGCAACGCATGTCCGAGCGCGCCTACACTAAAGCGCGAAGCTATACGTGGGACGACGCCACCGCGCGGTTCGAGGCAGCTCTGGAGACGGCCATTCGCAAATCGCGCGGCACGCAAGGAGCAAAGTCATGA
- a CDS encoding glycosyltransferase — protein MSNDSPRVTVLMPVYNNERYLPASVESILNQTYRDFEFIIVDDGSSDGSLQLLERYAEEDSRIRLSSRPNTGYTIALNEGLRVARGEFIARMDADDIAAPDRFRKQVQYLDDHPDCVVVGGNVLLIDCDGDPIREMCLGYTHEEIDNAHMLGQGGALIHPAVMIRKWGFDRVGEFREDYECAEDLDIFLRLAEVGKVANVPEVVLQYRQHLSSIGYSRADEQQRYTVCAVRDAHERRGIPLPHDWKYPIQGKVSAASSYRKWVWWALSGRNVPTARKYAVKAVLREPYRVESWRTLYCAMRGY, from the coding sequence ATGAGTAACGACAGTCCACGCGTCACGGTGTTGATGCCGGTATATAACAACGAGCGATACCTGCCCGCCTCGGTCGAGAGCATCTTGAATCAGACCTATCGCGATTTTGAGTTCATCATTGTCGATGACGGTTCGTCCGATGGCTCGCTTCAACTGCTTGAGCGTTACGCGGAAGAGGACAGCCGAATTCGACTGTCAAGCCGCCCCAACACGGGTTATACGATTGCGCTGAACGAGGGACTCCGCGTCGCGCGCGGGGAATTCATCGCACGCATGGACGCCGACGATATCGCCGCTCCCGACCGATTCCGCAAGCAGGTGCAGTACTTGGACGATCATCCCGATTGTGTCGTCGTCGGCGGAAATGTGCTGTTGATCGATTGCGACGGCGACCCCATTCGCGAAATGTGCCTTGGGTATACGCACGAGGAAATCGACAACGCGCACATGCTTGGACAGGGTGGAGCGCTGATTCATCCTGCGGTGATGATTCGTAAATGGGGATTCGATCGCGTGGGCGAGTTTCGCGAGGACTACGAGTGCGCGGAAGACCTGGACATATTCCTTCGCTTGGCCGAAGTCGGAAAGGTTGCCAATGTGCCCGAAGTCGTCTTGCAGTACCGCCAGCACCTGAGCAGCATCGGGTATTCCCGAGCTGACGAGCAGCAGCGGTATACCGTATGCGCCGTGCGCGACGCGCATGAGCGTCGGGGCATCCCGCTTCCGCACGATTGGAAGTACCCCATCCAGGGTAAGGTGAGCGCGGCGAGTTCGTACAGGAAGTGGGTATGGTGGGCGCTGTCCGGACGCAACGTGCCCACCGCGCGTAAGTACGCAGTGAAGGCGGTATTGCGCGAGCCCTATAGGGTCGAATCGTGGCGTACGCTGTATTGCGCCATGCGCGGGTACTAG